A single region of the Podospora pseudopauciseta strain CBS 411.78 chromosome 1, whole genome shotgun sequence genome encodes:
- a CDS encoding hypothetical protein (EggNog:ENOG503P4XW), whose translation MEPSAIHGRDVVGNMVAPSIPYNTLMVSVPQNKLPSAMNDSSTASRDSSGPAHACRSSPSFFVLLSASNSSVASFVFYLGSTILWAVLARTLYVVAQGWNTTPTNPAAIVELFNNAGTLLHAILATYWLTWTSLWLVKIAFMVFFYLLGRHAPLQRYLWWTVLVCIVAAYCVTVGLTTDDCLTASGIDIAQKCIGEAKFNRQYFTSRFHLATDISTDLLIVIVSGNIVWRVSIPWKKKLLLMGICCLTIAMVVVAIVRAEAGYSGTSPDVS comes from the exons ATGGAGCCCTCCGCCATCCATGGCCGGGATGTGGTGGGAAATATGGTGGCCCCTTCCATCCCCTACAACACCTTGATGGTAAGTGTCCCCCAAAATAAGCTCCCCAGCGCCATGAACGACTCCTCAACCGCCTCTAGGGATTCATCTGGTCCGGCACATGCCTGTCGCTCGTCACCATCCTTCTTCGTCTTGCTTTCCGCATCAAACTCCTCCGTCGCCTCCTTCGTTTTCTATCTAGGCTCTACAATTCTCTGGGCCGTCTTAGCACGCACTCTCTATGTCGTCGCCCAGGGTTGGAACACGACCCCTACAAACCCAGCCGCCATCGTCGAGCTCTTCAACAACGCCGGCACTCTTCTCCATGCCATCCTCGCAACCTACTGGCTCACCTGGACCTCGCTATGGCTGGTCAAGATTGCCTTTATGGTATTCTTCTACCTTCTGGGCAGACACGCTCCTCTCCAGCGCTACCTCTGGTGGACGGTACTTGTCTGCATCGTGGCGGCCTACTGCGTGACGGTCGGGCTGACAACAGATGACTGTCTAACAGCCAGTGGTATCGACATTGCACAAAAGTGCATCGGCGAAGCAAAATTCAACCGGCAGTACTTTACCTCTCGCTTCCACTTGGCAACGGATATCTCGACAGACCTCCTCA TCGTCATCGTATCGGGCAATATCGTCTGGCGGGTCTCTATTCCATGGAAAAAGaagctgttgctgatggGCATCTGCTGCTTGACCATCGCCATGGTTGTCGTGGCCATCGTCCGCGCCGAGGCAGGCTATTCTGGAACCTCTCCCGACGTATCATAG